The window GTAGCAAAGGTTGGGGCATCTTTTATAACGACATTCGAAACCCATCTACTGGTGGCCATTGTCAGCCAAAGAAGAAACTTTAAACGCCCAAAATCAACTTCTGCAGCCCCCATCGAAATCAGGCATGAGGATCTTTCAGAGACTCATTAAGCTTTCGCCATTACCGGCGAACGGCAAAATAATTTACGGTAACGAATGGCTGGTTAAACAAGGGCAGGAATTCGGACGCTGCGGAATACTTCCCAAGATTGGCTATCGAAAGGGATCGTCTAGTCCGACTGATTATTGAGTTGATAGTAAAAGAAGAAGGTGCTATTCCGCCTTTCAAAGGTATTCCCGGATTTTGGCGAGGACTGAACCGAAGACCACGACTGGGTAGCGATTTCGACTATGACGCCGATCTTATTCTGATTCCATTCTTAGATTCGAATGGATTGATTCAGGCTTGCCAGCTCAAAGCTATCGGAAAGGCAAGAATACGCCCGGAAAGTATCAATGGCTGTCGTCGATCGGAAAGCGTGAAGGATGTAGTTCTGGCACTCCTCTTCATCACGAAGGCTCTATGAGTTTCAGAAGAAAGACGACTAAGACAGTGCTTGTTACCGAAGGTGTACTGAAAGCCGTGACCGCCCAACACTTCCTGCCGGATCGATACGTCGTCGCGAGTGGCGGAGTCGCAACATCGCATCAGGAAATTGTTAAAGTCGCGCTCTGAAAGATTCTGGAAATCGCCTTCGACGCCGACTGCTTCACAAATCCACATGTAGCAAGAGCATTGGCTTCACTACTCGCTCTTCGGATTCGGGAACAACAGTTCTTGTCCTGCGACAAACCTACAAAAATTCTCGCGTGGGATAGCCGTTTCAAAGGTATTGACGACGCTCTGATTGCCGGAGCCTCTCTAAAATATCTGGAAGTTTCCGATTGGCTTGAATTGCTGACTCCTGAATGCTTAGACGAGGCTAGCCATCAACTGGCCAGAATCTTGCCATAAGAAAATTAGCGGCTGACAGTTCGCGTCGTGAGCGAGCCAACCGTTTCCCGTACCACATTAAGCGATCTCATCGAACAAGTCGCAGGGATTATCGACAGCGACCGAAGTGTCTCCAACAAAGAACTTATTCAGATCTGCAATGGATACGGGGCCTTTGATTTGAATGCTGACGCGCACATCTATCACGAGATAGCTGAAACTGCGCTGAACCTACTCATTCTGAAAAAGTACGGACGCGATCTACTTGCATCGATGAATCCAATCGAGGAACTTTCTACAGTCTTAAGACCTTTGCAAAAAAGGCTTCCGACGCAGACCTGGCGAAGTGAAACGCAGATCGCCTATCAACAGTTCTCGACGCCGGTTACTATTGCATTTCTAGCCACCTATCTCTTACACATTCGGCACAGTGAAACAGTTCTCGAACCTTCATGTGGTACGGGTTGTCTCGCCGTATGGGCACTCGCTGCTGGGGCCACAGTGATAACTAACGAGATCGACCCTAGGAGGAGAGGCTCGGCTTTGGCGTTGGGGTTCCAGCCATATTCTTTCGATGCAGAGTTCATCGACGATCTTCTGCCTGAGGATTTACTCCCTAACATAGTTCTCGCTAATCCGCCGTTCTCTTCGACTGGCGGCCGTGTGAAAAATAACAGCATCGAGTTCGGCTTTCGTCATATCGAATCAGCATTACGAAGGCTAAAGAAGGGCGGGCGATTCGCTGTGATACTTGGTGAGAGCGGTTCTCCGAGATCCCGCAGTGGAAATCGGTTTTGGGAATATCTTTCTCCTGAGATACAGGTAAATGCGTCCATCGAACTGCCCGGGCGGGAATTCTACTCCAACGGAACGAGCGTCAAGACGACGCTAATTCTCGGCACCAAGTCGCCTGCGATCGATACGCCGCTCAGTTCACAACTTGAAGCGGCTCCGCATATTGTTTCTCACTCGGTCGAGGATGCCTTCGATCAAGCGATATCGTTAAATCTCCGTTTTTGACCAATAGAAAAACCAATGTATTCCATTCAAGAGCGAAGTTCGGAGGGACTTCCTACGGCTGTACTTACTTCGACTGATACGACTGGAGAAGTAGAAGATGCCCAACCTGATCTAGACATAAAC is drawn from Acidobacteriota bacterium and contains these coding sequences:
- a CDS encoding SAM-dependent DNA methyltransferase yields the protein MSEPTVSRTTLSDLIEQVAGIIDSDRSVSNKELIQICNGYGAFDLNADAHIYHEIAETALNLLILKKYGRDLLASMNPIEELSTVLRPLQKRLPTQTWRSETQIAYQQFSTPVTIAFLATYLLHIRHSETVLEPSCGTGCLAVWALAAGATVITNEIDPRRRGSALALGFQPYSFDAEFIDDLLPEDLLPNIVLANPPFSSTGGRVKNNSIEFGFRHIESALRRLKKGGRFAVILGESGSPRSRSGNRFWEYLSPEIQVNASIELPGREFYSNGTSVKTTLILGTKSPAIDTPLSSQLEAAPHIVSHSVEDAFDQAISLNLRF